A region from the Lentimonas sp. CC4 genome encodes:
- a CDS encoding NfeD family protein, whose product MTIRRILLLLLFACSTGLFAQKVEPTDAVSKAAEVVDVYVIPITGAISTPNLYILRRGLKEAIANDVGMVILDMDTPGGRVDITLDMMEMLDRFDGITATYVNHDAISAGSFIAAATQEIYFSPRGKMGASAVIQGTGEDVAETAKQKIESYLRANIRVMTAEYPYRSDVVRAMLDADFELKIGEEVIKPAGELLTLTATEAVKEYGDPPHKLLGEGIYDSIEDLLDARLGAGNYEIRDFEISYSEEIAKWMNTIAPLLMGLGVLLLFLEFKTPGFGVFGIGGLVLLGIFFASHYVAGLAGNEAIFFFLLGVLLVLVELFLFPGTVVFALSGIGLMLGSLLWTMVDYWPASEDGEGVGLTPEMFAEPLVQLIYGISIAFGGILLVGRFFKGSWFERQLVLETAAGGDSQTIREVRESKLPNVGSEGVALTPLHPGGRVEIKGQRYEAHCAVGMIERGATVRVVSSNDFDLIVEEVSA is encoded by the coding sequence ATGACGATTCGTCGGATTTTACTCCTGTTACTCTTTGCTTGTTCGACTGGCTTGTTTGCTCAAAAAGTAGAGCCAACGGATGCTGTTTCGAAGGCCGCAGAGGTGGTTGATGTCTATGTGATTCCGATCACAGGTGCGATTAGCACACCAAATTTGTATATCCTACGCCGCGGGCTGAAGGAGGCCATCGCCAACGATGTCGGCATGGTGATCCTCGATATGGATACCCCTGGTGGTCGGGTCGATATCACGCTGGATATGATGGAGATGCTGGATCGTTTCGACGGCATCACGGCGACGTATGTCAACCATGACGCGATCTCGGCGGGTTCGTTCATTGCAGCCGCGACTCAAGAGATCTACTTCTCACCGCGCGGTAAAATGGGTGCCTCGGCTGTGATTCAAGGCACGGGCGAGGATGTGGCTGAGACCGCGAAGCAGAAGATTGAGAGTTATCTGCGGGCGAATATTCGCGTGATGACTGCGGAGTATCCGTATCGCTCCGATGTGGTGCGTGCGATGCTTGACGCAGACTTTGAGCTGAAAATTGGCGAAGAAGTGATCAAGCCGGCGGGCGAGTTATTAACGCTCACCGCGACAGAAGCGGTCAAAGAATACGGCGATCCGCCCCACAAACTGCTAGGTGAGGGGATCTACGATTCGATTGAGGATCTGCTCGATGCCCGGCTTGGCGCGGGGAATTACGAGATCCGCGACTTTGAGATCAGCTACTCCGAGGAAATCGCGAAGTGGATGAATACCATCGCGCCACTGCTGATGGGCTTGGGCGTGTTACTGCTCTTTCTCGAATTTAAAACGCCAGGTTTCGGGGTGTTTGGCATCGGTGGTCTCGTCTTGCTAGGGATTTTCTTTGCCAGTCATTATGTGGCAGGGCTTGCGGGCAATGAGGCGATCTTTTTCTTTCTGCTCGGCGTGCTGCTGGTGCTGGTGGAGCTGTTCTTATTTCCGGGGACGGTGGTGTTTGCGCTCTCAGGTATCGGCCTGATGCTCGGTTCGCTGCTTTGGACGATGGTCGATTATTGGCCAGCGAGTGAGGATGGTGAAGGCGTGGGGCTGACCCCTGAGATGTTTGCCGAGCCCTTGGTGCAGTTGATTTATGGTATTTCTATTGCCTTTGGTGGTATTCTGCTGGTGGGCCGATTCTTTAAGGGTTCGTGGTTCGAGCGGCAACTGGTGCTGGAAACTGCGGCGGGTGGCGATAGTCAGACCATTCGTGAAGTGCGCGAATCGAAGCTACCCAACGTTGGCAGCGAGGGCGTGGCACTCACGCCATTGCATCCTGGCGGGCGTGTTGAGATTAAGGGGCAGCGCTATGAGGCGCATTGTGCGGTCGGCATGATTGAGCGCGGCGCGACGGTGCGCGTGGTGTCGAGCAATGACTTTGATTTAATCGTAGAGGAGGTGTCGGCATGA